From Primulina tabacum isolate GXHZ01 chromosome 2, ASM2559414v2, whole genome shotgun sequence, one genomic window encodes:
- the LOC142524524 gene encoding mitochondrial fission protein ELM1 — MKPIRLPEPPGSPQSMGGVPDIFEGGVYGVIRRAVVVGNGFPASENQSIGLVRALGLSERQTLYRVTRPTGGINELLHWLPVSFHKKLYYIICQIYGLSRILIAGRGKKITHSPTANGGGIGLSSVLEADVNNIVRMAKETFEKDGPLLVVASGRDTISIASSIKRLASENVFVVQIQHPRYHLDRFDMVVTPQHDYYPLTPSAQEQVPRFLRKWITPREVPDGHVILTVGALHQIDFAALRNAAKAWQDEFASLPKPLLVVNIGGPTRYCRYSTDLAKQLIASLHNVLTSCGSVRISFTRRTPGKVSKIIQKELGTNPKIYIWDGEEPNPHMGHLAWADAFIITADSVSMLSEACSTGKPVYVIGAERCTWKFVEFHKKLRERGMVRPFTGLEDISESWSYPPLNDTADAANQVHKALAQRGWRLRL; from the exons ATGAAGCCGATACGGCTTCCGGAGCCACCTGGTAGCCCACAATCAATGGGGGGAGTGCCTGATATATTCGAAGGAGGAGTTTATGGAGTTATCCGCCGTGCGGTTGTGGTCGGAAACGGTTTCCCGGCTAGCGAAAATCAGAGCATCGGATTGGTTCGGGCACTAGGCTTGTCTGAAAGGCAAACTCTCTAT AGGGTTACTAGACCAACTGGAGGAATCAATGAGTTGCTACACTGGCTCCCAGTGTCTTTCCACAAGAAGTTGTATTACATTATTTGCCAGATATATGGATTATCACGGATTTTGATTGCTGGAAGGGGAAAGAAAATAACACATTCCCCTACTGCGAATGGTGGGGGCATTGGCTTGTCATCTGTGTTGGAGGCTGATGTAAACAATATTGTGAGAATGGCTAAGGAAACTTTCGAGAA GGATGGCCCACTGCTTGTGGTTGCATCTGGCAGAGACACCATCTCGATTGCAAGTTCTATAAAAAGATTAGCATCTGAGAATGTGTTTGTTGTGCAG ATTCAGCATCCAAGATACCATTTGGACAGGTTTGATATGGTCGTCACGCCACAGCACGATTATTACCCTTTGACCCCTTCTGCACAGGAGCAGGTTCCTCGGTTTCTAAGGAAATGGATAACGCCGCGTGAAGTTCCTGATGGGCATGTT ATCCTCACAGTCGGGGCACTTCATCAAATAGATTTTGCTGCGCTTCGTAATGCAGCTAAAGCCTGGCAGGATGAGTTTGCGTCTTTACCTAAGCCTTTGCTAGTAGTCAACATTGGAGGGCCTACAA GATACTGCAGATATAGCACAGACCTAGCTAAGCAGCTTATTGCTTCTTTGCATAATGTTCTAACGAGCTGTGGAAGTGTGAGGATATCTTTCACAAGGCGTACACCTGGAAAG GTTTCTAAAATTATTCAGAAAGAACTTGGAACGAATCCCAAAATATACATATGGGATGGTGAAG AACCAAATCCGCATATGGGACATCTAGCTTGGGCCGATGCTTTCATAATCACTGCTGATTCAGTTAGTATGTTGAGTGAAGCCTGCAGCACTGG GAAGCCTGTTTATGTTATTGGAGCTGAACGTTGTACCTGGAAGTTTGTGGAATTCCATAAGAAGCTAAGAGAAAGAGGCATGGTTCGACCATTTACAGGTCTTGAAGAT atATCTGAAAGCTGGAGTTATCCTCCTCTAAATGATACTGCAGACGCTGCCAATCAGGTTCATAAAGCACTTGCTCAGCGTGGATGGAGATTACGATTATAA